From a single Abyssisolibacter fermentans genomic region:
- a CDS encoding helix-turn-helix domain-containing protein: GAADKYHIKYALVYQWVQKYKKDSVKGLEHKKRGPKTKSIVDENSLSEIEKLKLELEKERKLREHAELTVEILKKKKNWKRNFAHESKTRSGISYC, encoded by the coding sequence AGGTGCTGCTGATAAATATCATATTAAATACGCTCTTGTTTATCAATGGGTACAAAAATACAAGAAGGATAGTGTTAAAGGGCTAGAGCATAAAAAACGTGGACCAAAAACCAAATCTATAGTTGATGAAAACTCTTTAAGTGAAATAGAGAAACTTAAGTTAGAATTAGAGAAAGAAAGAAAACTTCGAGAGCATGCGGAATTAACAGTTGAAATCCTTAAAAAAAAGAAGAATTGGAAAAGAAACTTCGCTCACGAAAGTA